Below is a genomic region from Echinicola rosea.
AAGTTCGCCTCCTCGTGAGAAAGCTCATCCATTTGCTCTAAGGATAGGCCGACAGGGAAGTCATCTCCCAAATACGCCTTGGCAGACTTCATACTGCTATCAGATTGCCCGATGTGGACACCATGGGCTAGAGCCTGTTTTGCCACTTCCAAGCTATCATTGATGATTAGAGGAACCCTGTACTGATCGCAGAGATTTTTTACTTTAAAGGCCTTTTCCAAGAATGCAGCCTTGGGAAGATCCTTTTCCCGCAATTGTACCAGATCCACACCACCTTTGAGTGCTTCTTCCAGCACCCAAAAAAAATCCCTGCCAAGACATGCCTTTTCATCGGTCACCAGGTAAAGCCTGTAAGGGAATAAGCCATCAGTCATTGCTCACTTCCACTTTTGCCCACTGCTTCACTTCGCTTTCCTTGAGATGATAAAGTGCATCGTATAGGTACAACTGAAGCGTCCCAGGCCCCTCTGCTTTTCTAGCAGCTATCTCACCGGCAAGGCCTAATAGGGTCATTCCTGAGACAGTTGCCGTGAAAGGATCTGGCTCAATTCCCGCTAAGGCAGCCACTAAAGCGGTGGCAGTACACCCCATCCCGGTCACCTTTCCCATCAGGGCATCCCCGTTCTTGATTACCGCCAACTTATCTCCATCAATAACATAGTCTATCGCACCTGAAATACAGACAACAGACGAAGTCTCTTTGGATAGCTGCTTTCCATATGCTAAGGCCTCATCAGAAGAATGGCTACTGTCCACTCCCTTTGTTTGCACATTTGCTTTGGCCAACGCCATAATTTCAGAAGCATTTCCTCGAATAATGGTCGGCTTGAAAGCCAAAAGCCTCGTCAAGGTCTCATTTCGATAGGGTGTGGCACCAGCCCCCACCGGATCCAAAACCCAAGGGGTGTTTCGCTCATTGGCTTCTTTGGCTGCCAGTAACATACTGTCCACCCAAAACTCGTCCAGTGTCCCGATATTCACGACCAGTGCATTGACGATGTTGACCATGTCCGCCATCTCCAGCTTGGCATGGGCCATGATTGGGGATGCCCCAATCGCCAGCAGCGCATTGGCGGTATTGTTCATGACCACATAATTGGTGATACTCTGCACCAATGGGCCTTTTTCCCTTACTGTCTTTAGATTGTTGATTACAGATTCTTTCATATCCTCAGCTTAAAAAACTTTAGGGAACCTGCAAATTACCTGAGCAAAAGCTCACATGAAAAGGTCACTTTTTCCTTCGCCGGTATGATCCGTTTCAGGTTCGAAGGGTATCATCTCAGCCCCATCACAGGGACACCCCTAAAGTTTGTCATAGGTTGAAATTACGATTTTAATCCCATGAAGCAAAGTTAGCAGCACGAAGTTTTACCCCATCCAGAGGCAATTCCAAAACGTGCCCACATACAAAACTCAATTACGGCGCTACCAAATCCTTGTTAAAACACGAAGCCGCCAGCTCATAGGACTTTAGGCGTTCCCCGTGATCAAAGATGTGGGAACAAATCATGATTTCATCCACTTGGGTGATTTCCTGAAAATGCTCCAAATCCTCCCGGACAGATGTCTTATCTCCCACAAAACTACAGGCCATCATCTGGTTGATAGCGGCTGCCTCAGCTTCTGTCCAAATCCCTTCCATGGTATCCACTGGAGGCCGTAATGGATAGGATTTCCTTCGTACGATCCCCAAGGCCATTTGATAAAATGAAGTGGCCATCTTATGGGCTTTTTCATCGGTTTCGGCAGCAATCACATTGACACATGAAATCACATAGGGGCTTTTTAAATATTCAGAAGGCTGAAAATGCTCCCGGTAATACCGAATGGCATCCAAAAACTGCGCAGGCGCAAAATGACTGGCAAAAGCATATGGCAATCCCCTTTTAGCAGCAAGCATAGCACTGCTCATACTGCTTCCCAAAAGGTAAATGGGAATATCAAGTCCCTCACCGGGAATGGCCCTTACCTTACCATCGATATTTTCATCGGACAGGTAAACCTGCAATTCCTCCAAATCTCGTGGAAATTCCTCTACGGTTTCCAACCGATCCCTTCTCAAAGCCTTGGCAGTGGTCTGGTCGGTACCAGGTGCCCGCCCCAAGCCGAGGTCGACCCGATCAGGATAGAGGGATGCCAAGGTGCCAAATTGCTCTGCCACCATCAGTGGGGCATGGTTGGGCAGCATAATTCCTCCCGAGCCAACCCGAATGCGCTGCGTGCCACCAGCGATATGACCGATCAATACTGCTGTGGCAGAACTGCCCACGCTGACCATATTATGGTGTTCCGCGAGCCAAAAACGTTTATATCCCCACTTCTCAGTATGCTTAGCCAGGTCTAAACTCCTTTCGAATGCATCAGCTGCATCGTGGTTTTCTTTGATAATAGCCAAATCCAATACGGAAAAAGCTACTTCGTCCAGTGGTTTAGTATTCTTCATTTTACTTCTTATTGTCGTCTTCTTACCAACTGGATTAAATCCAAAATCGTTCTTTCAACGCCAATAATTCGCGGATATTCTACCTTAAAAAATCATCCAAACAAATCAGAGCTCAGATAGCGATCACCACGATCACAGGTGACACAGACAATCACTCCTGAATCGAGAGTCTCTGCTAGCTTCACCGCAGCATGCAAAGCTCCTCCACTGCTCATTCCCGCTAGAATGCCTTCTTCCTTTGCCATTCGACGGGTCATTTCAGTGGCCTCATCCTGACTCACATCGATGATTTTATCCACTCGGGAAGCATCATAAATCTTGGGCAAAAATTCAGGTGACCATCTTCTGATCCCCGGTATACTAGAACCATCGGTAGGTTGTGTACCGACAATTTGGATCATCGGATTTTGCTCTTTCAGGTACCTGGAAACTCCCATAATGGTACCGGTGGTCCCCATAGCGGAAACAAAATGCGTAATCTCACCATTGGTATCCCGAATGATTTCAGGCCCTGTCCCCTCATAGTGAGCTTGGTAATTATCTGGGTTGGCAAATTGGTTAAGGATATAATACCCTTCCCTTTCGGCCATCTCCTCGGCAAGTGTCCTGGAATATTCAATTGTCTTGGCTGCTGGAGTCAAGATGACTTCTGCTCCGTAGGCTTCCATTGAAACCACCCGCTCCCGGGTTGAATTATCGGGCATGATCAGGATCATTTCCACACCGAGCACTTTGGCAATCATGGCAAGGGCTATGCCCGTGTTGCCACTGGTAGCCTCTACTATCCTATCACCCTTTTTGATATCTCCGCGGTCCATGGCCCTCTTGATCATGCTATAGGCAGCACGGTCTTTTACACTGCCTCCGGGGTTTTGTCCTTCCAGTTTACAGTAAATTTTGACATTAGGGTTGGTAGGGATATGTTCAAGCTCCACCAGTGGTGTATTGCCAATCAACTCAACTAATTTCATGTGCTACGCATCATTTTTGAAAACATACATATCAGTGGTCTCCGCACTGGCATCGTACATTTTGGTCTGATAATAAATTTTGCTTTTGGCAGGAATACTTTTGGTCAGCCATACATTCCCGCCGATCACACTTTCTGCCCCAATGACGGTCTTGCCCCCAAGAATCGTCGCTCCAGCATAAATGACCACATGATCCTCGATGGTGGGGTGGCGTTGGACATCAGCATCCTCCTTGTTCACACTTAGCGCCCCAAGGGTAACCCCTTGATAAATCTTCACATGGTCACCTATCCTGGTGGTCTCACCAATCACCACACCGGTACCATGGTCTATGCAAAAGAACCTACCAATTTCCGCTCCCGGATGGATATCAATACCCGTTTTGCTGTGGGCAAACTCTGTAATCATCCTAGGAATAAGTGAAACGCCTTGTTTTTGGAGCAGGTGGGCAATTCGATACGCAGCTATTGCATAAAACCCAGGATAACTTCTGATCACTTCTGTGGTAGATTTAGCTGCTGGATCCCCTTCAAACATTGCTAGTATATCTTCATGAATCGCATCATAAACATCAGAAAGCCGATCAAAAAAATCCGCTGCTACGGTTTCACTACTTTCGTCAATCAGGCGATTGTTATTGCCCAAAATTTCACGCAATTGGATTTCGTAATATGCCAACCTATCCTCAATCTCTTGGGGATCTTTCATGATCTTGACCGCATATTCCGGAAAAAGCACTCCCAAAACACCCTCAAAAAACTCCTGAACCTTTCTGGGAGAAGGGCATCCTGGGCATTGCTTGTGGGAATCGTAAATTTTCTTTATAAATGATTGTCTATATTCCATTGTAATCGTTAGCAGTTATAAGACAAAACCCAGTCTGATCACATATGGTTCAGTATAAATCAGGTTTTGGTTGTCATAAAGAACATTGTACAAGAGGGTGAAATTCATTCCTCCCCTACGGCCAAAAGGCACAAAATAACCGCCACCCAAGAAAAGGCCAGGCACCCACTCCCGATCAGACACTATTCTGCCAAAATCATCCTGTCGATAAGCTTCTACGCTCAGGTTTTCATATTCCGCATGCGCAAAAAGATTGGGCAGGATATTGTAACGGTTAAAGATCCTCCCACCATAAACATTCGATGATTCCCCAAAATCTTTGTATTTCAAGTACTGGTAAGTAATCCCAAGACCGGCAGAGTAGCGGTCGGTCACCATAACACCTACCAATGGAGAAACTTCCACATAGGTTACATACCCAAACTGAAGCCCCAAGTTCCCGCCAAAATATAACCGTTCGCTAAGGGGGACTTTTTCATCTTCTTCTTGATAATACTCGATTTGAGCAAATGTCTTGGTTTGGGAAAACAGTAAAAATATGCCTACCAAACATGCCAGTAGGACACCTTTATTCTTCAACAATAACATATAGGTCTTCAGTTTTTTTCTTCATCAAATATCTTTCACGAGCAAACTTCTCTAAAAGTTCATAATTACTGAGCAATTCTTCCCTTTCTGCCTTGATTTTTTCTTTACGCTCCATATAGAACTCCTTTTGATCTTCCAAACTGTTGAGCTTAGCCTGTAGTTTGATCTGACTGATGATGTCGTTATTATCGATAAACACCATCCAGATCACAAAAAGTACCGTGAAGATAAAATAGAAGTTTTTGGTGTATTTGAGGTATTTGGCCATAAGACACATGGTTTTGCTTATGACAAATATAGGAAATAGTGGGGATTATTCTTAAATCAGCTATATACAATAAAAGATTGCGTACTGGAAGTTTAACAGGTTTGAAAATTATAAGTTGAAAGATACGAAGATCCCGTTATAATACGGATAAGTATAAGAGCCGGTGCGACCTTTGTCTAGTATGCTTTGGTCTCAGCCCAGGATCATCCCCTAGCTATCAATCCCCAAAAACCATTAAAAATTGAAATCCACACCTATAACCTCAGTTCGATTATAAAACCGTCACTGTGAGGCTTAGCGGTAGGCCTGAGCGGGTGGAAGCCGTGGCAGTCTCAGTATTTCGGGATTGCCACACCCTTTTCCAACCCACATCTTCCTAAATAGGGTTCGCTATGACGCTTTTTATACTAAAATTAAGTCGAGCGCAGGTCTATAGTTTAAAAAATTTCAAAGCACACACTACTTTGGTCGCTAGTGGGCAGTGGGACCTGCCCTTCTTCAAACGCCTTCCATTGAAGATTCTTTCAACCCGCTTTATCAAAGTCGTTTAGTTAGTGTGTATCTGGAAATATTGGTTTAATTACTTTTCTTGTTAAATTCCAAGATGGTTTTCATCTCTTTACCTTTGCTACTTTTTTGCTTCAAGTCAAAGTCGAGTAGGCCTGGGCCCTATGCCCAAGCCTCTCTCAGAACCGTACGTGACAGTCTCCCGTCATACGGCTCTTGACAATCAAATCTGATGTTCCAGATTTTGTTTCAAACAACTCCATCTTCCCTAATTTTAGGTTGTGTAACCATTTAAAACTGATTGCCTCAGTCCCTTCGCTCTTTCTCCGTTTCCAGAGCTTTCAACACTACTACGGACTGATCCGCCCCATCCCTATTAAAGGGGATGGTTCTCCTGTTCCATCTAACCGCCTGCTTCGAACTCCTGCCGCCTTAATGCCGCCTGCCAATAGGCCAACTCTCAGTCTGCGCTGCCTATTTTGTCCCGGAAGTCACTCTAGCCCCCGGTTTTGACAGGAA
It encodes:
- the thiE gene encoding thiamine phosphate synthase; the protein is MTDGLFPYRLYLVTDEKACLGRDFFWVLEEALKGGVDLVQLREKDLPKAAFLEKAFKVKNLCDQYRVPLIINDSLEVAKQALAHGVHIGQSDSSMKSAKAYLGDDFPVGLSLEQMDELSHEEANLAWYYGVSPIFSTPTKPDTRFEWGLAGLNKLRKATATPLVAIGNINELNAAEVIEAGADCLAVVSAICSAQSPAKAAEKFRNEIEKAT
- the thiM gene encoding hydroxyethylthiazole kinase, with amino-acid sequence MKESVINNLKTVREKGPLVQSITNYVVMNNTANALLAIGASPIMAHAKLEMADMVNIVNALVVNIGTLDEFWVDSMLLAAKEANERNTPWVLDPVGAGATPYRNETLTRLLAFKPTIIRGNASEIMALAKANVQTKGVDSSHSSDEALAYGKQLSKETSSVVCISGAIDYVIDGDKLAVIKNGDALMGKVTGMGCTATALVAALAGIEPDPFTATVSGMTLLGLAGEIAARKAEGPGTLQLYLYDALYHLKESEVKQWAKVEVSND
- a CDS encoding LLM class flavin-dependent oxidoreductase; its protein translation is MKNTKPLDEVAFSVLDLAIIKENHDAADAFERSLDLAKHTEKWGYKRFWLAEHHNMVSVGSSATAVLIGHIAGGTQRIRVGSGGIMLPNHAPLMVAEQFGTLASLYPDRVDLGLGRAPGTDQTTAKALRRDRLETVEEFPRDLEELQVYLSDENIDGKVRAIPGEGLDIPIYLLGSSMSSAMLAAKRGLPYAFASHFAPAQFLDAIRYYREHFQPSEYLKSPYVISCVNVIAAETDEKAHKMATSFYQMALGIVRRKSYPLRPPVDTMEGIWTEAEAAAINQMMACSFVGDKTSVREDLEHFQEITQVDEIMICSHIFDHGERLKSYELAASCFNKDLVAP
- the cysM gene encoding cysteine synthase CysM gives rise to the protein MKLVELIGNTPLVELEHIPTNPNVKIYCKLEGQNPGGSVKDRAAYSMIKRAMDRGDIKKGDRIVEATSGNTGIALAMIAKVLGVEMILIMPDNSTRERVVSMEAYGAEVILTPAAKTIEYSRTLAEEMAEREGYYILNQFANPDNYQAHYEGTGPEIIRDTNGEITHFVSAMGTTGTIMGVSRYLKEQNPMIQIVGTQPTDGSSIPGIRRWSPEFLPKIYDASRVDKIIDVSQDEATEMTRRMAKEEGILAGMSSGGALHAAVKLAETLDSGVIVCVTCDRGDRYLSSDLFG
- the epsC gene encoding serine O-acetyltransferase EpsC; amino-acid sequence: MEYRQSFIKKIYDSHKQCPGCPSPRKVQEFFEGVLGVLFPEYAVKIMKDPQEIEDRLAYYEIQLREILGNNNRLIDESSETVAADFFDRLSDVYDAIHEDILAMFEGDPAAKSTTEVIRSYPGFYAIAAYRIAHLLQKQGVSLIPRMITEFAHSKTGIDIHPGAEIGRFFCIDHGTGVVIGETTRIGDHVKIYQGVTLGALSVNKEDADVQRHPTIEDHVVIYAGATILGGKTVIGAESVIGGNVWLTKSIPAKSKIYYQTKMYDASAETTDMYVFKNDA
- a CDS encoding FtsB family cell division protein, yielding MAKYLKYTKNFYFIFTVLFVIWMVFIDNNDIISQIKLQAKLNSLEDQKEFYMERKEKIKAEREELLSNYELLEKFARERYLMKKKTEDLYVIVEE